In the genome of Nymphaea colorata isolate Beijing-Zhang1983 chromosome 9, ASM883128v2, whole genome shotgun sequence, one region contains:
- the LOC116260552 gene encoding ras-related protein RABA2a-like: MARRPEDEYDYLFKLVLVGDSGVGKSNILSRFTRNEFSLDSKSTIGVEFATRTIQVDGKVIKAQIWDTAGQERYRAITSAYYRGAVGALLVYDITKPSTFENVGRWLKELREHADANIVIMLIGNKSDLHHLRAVSMDDGQNYAQKEVLSFLETSALDSTNVDKAFQTILSEIHRIVSRKSLGSGQSAGNGIKEGTTILVDQPAPASKSCCT, from the exons ATGGCTAGAAGGCCAGAAGATGAGTACGATTACTTGTTCAAGTTGGTGTTGGTTGGCGACTCTGGAGTTGGAAAATCGAACATCCTTTCCAGGTTCACCAGGAATGAGTTTTCTTTGGATTCAAAATCCACGATAGGCGTTGAGTTTGCAACCAGGACCATTCAG GTTGATGGAAAGGTCATAAAAGCACAAATCTGGGACACAGCTGGGCAAGAGAGATACAGGGCTATAACAAGTGCATACTACCGTGGAGCAGTAGGTGCACTTCTGGTTTATGACATAACAAAGCCATCAACTTTCGAGAATGTTGGTAGGTGGCTGAAGGAGCTCCGTGAGCATGCAGATGCAAATATAGTGATCATGCTAATTGGAAACAAGTCTGACCTCCACCATTTGAGAGCTGTATCAATGGACGATGGGCAGAACTACGCTCAGAAAGAAGTCTTGTCCTTCCTTGAGACCTCTGCGCTTGATTCAACAAATGTAGATAAGGCATTCCAAACAATCCTCTCTGAGATTCACCGGATAGTGAGCAGGAAATCGCTTGGTTCTGGGCAATCAGCAGGAAATGGCATCAAAGAAGGGACGACTATTCTGGTCGATCAACCAGCTCCTGCTTCCAAGTCCTGTTGCACCTGA
- the LOC116260551 gene encoding integrin-linked protein kinase 1-like, translated as MEDGTPGRFVLGKQSSLSPESKNNEVSTEAEMPDEIDPQFKLMYLTSEGNLEGIRELLDAGVDVNYRDIDERTPLHVAACQGRVDVVELLLKRGAKVNLKDRFGSTPIADALFYKHQDVCKLMEQYGAKPVMAPMHVQNVREVPEYEIDPKEIDLTNSIPLTKGTFSIATWRGTKVAVKKLDEDFIMDEEKVKSFRDELALLQKLRHPNIVQFLGAVTQSSPMMIVTEYLPKGDLCAYLKKKGALRPLVAIKFALDIARGLNYLHENKPDPVIHRDLEPSNILRDDSGHLKVADFGISKMLKMRKTVKEYRPLMCQDDSCRYIAPEVYLNEEYDTKVDVFSFALILQEMVEGCPPFSLKGDDDVAKAYARKERPPFKPSSKLYPPGLKELIVRCWDEKPSERPTFREIIACLDDIQQQLLSKKKWQEFYHSKFAKPLKCFHNIEAIWTSRHKKDQIEPSSRSSFFDRSRT; from the exons ATGGAGGATGGGACTCCCGGAAGGTTTGTTCTTGGAAAGCAATCATCTCTTTCTCCGGAATCTAAGAACAACGAAGTATCAACAGAGGCTGAAATGCCTGACGAGATTGATCCTCAATTTAAGCTGATGTATTTGACAAGCGAGGGAAATCTGGAGGGAATTCGGGAGCTTCTTGATGCTGGTGTAGATGTGAACTATAGAGACATCGATGAGAGAACGCCTCTTCATGTTGCTGCATGCCAAGGTAGAGTGGATGTCGTGGAGTTGCTGCTTAAGCGAGGCGCCAAAGTTAATCTCAAGGATCGCTTTGGTAGCACG CCCATTGCAGATGCACTTTTTTACAAACACCAGGATGTTTGCAAACTTATGGAGCAGTATGGTGCAAAACCTGTG ATGGCTCCCATGCATGTACAAAATGTCCGCGAAGTTCCAGAGTATGAAATTGATCCAAAAGAGATAGACCTCACTAACAGTATTCCACTCACAAAG GGAACCTTCAGTATTGCAACGTGGAGAGGAACAAAAGTTGCTGTAAAGAAGCTTGATGAAGATTTTATTATGGATGAGGAAAAAGT GAAGTCATTCCGAGATGAGCTGGCATTGTTGCAGAAATTACGGCATCCAAATATTGTTCAGTTTTTAGGAGCTGTCACTCAAAGCAGCCCTATGATGATTGTCACTGAATATCTGCCAAAG GGAGACCTTTGTGCCTacttgaagaaaaaaggagCATTACGGCCATTGGTGGCAATAAAGTTTGCTCTGGATATTGCtag GGGTTTGAATTACTTGCATGAGAATAAGCCAGACCCCGTTATTCATCGTGATCTTGAACCTTC AAATATTCTGCGGGATGATTCTGGACATCTCAAAGTTGCCGACTTTGGAATAAGCAAGATGCTGAAAATGAGAAAGACTGTCAAGGAATACAGACCTCTAATGTGCCAAGATGACTCCT GTAGATATATAGCTCCAGAGGTTTACCTAAATGAAGAATATGACACGAAGGTGGATGTTTTCTCTTTTGCCTTGATTCTACAGGAG ATGGTCGAAGGATGCCCACCATTTTCCTTGAAAGGGGATGATGACGTTGCAAAAGCTTATGCTCGGAAAGAAAGGCCTCCTTTCAAGCCTTCATCAAAGCTTTATCCTCCCGGTCTTAAAGA ATTAATAGTGCGATGCTGGGATGAGAAGCCTTCCGAGAGGCCAACATTTCGAGAAATCATAGCCTGCTTGGATGACATCCAGCAGCAATTGCTCTCAAAGAAGAAATGGCAGGAGTTTTATCACAGCAAATTC GCAAAGCCCCTGAAGTGCTTCCACAATATTGAAGCTATTTGGACATCTCGACACAAGAAAGATCAAATTGAACCCAGCAGTCGTTCCTCTTTCTTCGATCGTTCGAGAACGTGA